In one Geminocystis sp. M7585_C2015_104 genomic region, the following are encoded:
- a CDS encoding NFACT family protein, whose amino-acid sequence MQPFDYTTVKAVCYSLQQEHIPSRLEQVYQVDPYTLSLCLRSVKKKSWLTISWHPKAARICIGNPPPRVKDTFTLSEQLRHLINGYALIAINILTPWERVVDFQFATRPSDSPLYHLYVEIMGKYSNVILTNSENQIITLAKQITSEKSSLRILQTSGIYQPPPPPTGDIPQLEESFEKWQAKVSLIPGKIQQQLLKTYRGVSPSLSRYLLQKAHINPDKINQDLTIDEWKNLYLQWHSWLFRLENNLFSPSFTPEGYTVIADDETESLSYVHQVINQYYSQLLKRENFINLKQQLQNKINNLLKKLYQKKEGYLAKIQESENCEIYKNQADLLMANIHLWQPGMREIVLQDFLTNKPVKIPLSPDKNIIQNAQNLYKQHQKLKRAKQAVQPLLQSTVAEINYLEQILTNIKQLEYEDEQDYTILQEIKLELINQKYLEDNQSRLPLRQDNQSQPRKYYTPSGKEVLVGRNNRQNDILTFRIATDYDLWFHAQEIPGSHVLLRLNPGEIPEEEDLQFVANLAAYYSQGRESEQVPVVYTHPSCVYKPKGAKPGMVVYRKEKVIWGNPLAVNLGDKHYNH is encoded by the coding sequence ATGCAACCTTTCGACTACACCACTGTTAAGGCTGTTTGTTATTCCCTTCAACAAGAACACATCCCCTCCAGACTAGAACAAGTCTATCAGGTAGATCCCTACACCCTCAGTCTTTGTTTAAGAAGTGTAAAGAAAAAGTCTTGGTTAACAATCTCCTGGCATCCCAAAGCCGCCAGAATCTGCATCGGCAACCCACCACCCCGTGTCAAAGACACCTTTACTCTTAGTGAACAATTAAGACATCTTATTAACGGTTATGCCTTAATTGCCATAAATATCCTCACCCCCTGGGAAAGAGTAGTAGATTTCCAATTCGCCACACGCCCCAGCGACTCCCCACTCTATCATCTGTATGTGGAAATCATGGGCAAATATAGCAATGTTATCCTTACCAATAGCGAAAATCAAATTATCACCCTCGCTAAACAAATAACTTCTGAAAAATCCTCCCTTCGTATTCTTCAAACCAGTGGTATTTATCAACCACCTCCCCCCCCTACTGGCGACATACCACAACTAGAAGAATCCTTTGAAAAATGGCAAGCTAAAGTCAGTTTAATTCCCGGCAAAATCCAACAACAATTGCTTAAAACCTATCGCGGTGTTAGTCCTAGCCTTTCCCGTTATCTCCTTCAAAAAGCTCACATCAACCCCGATAAAATCAACCAGGATTTGACTATTGATGAATGGAAAAATCTCTACCTTCAATGGCATAGTTGGCTCTTTCGCTTAGAAAATAACCTTTTTTCCCCTTCCTTTACCCCAGAAGGCTATACTGTTATCGCCGACGACGAGACAGAATCTCTCTCTTACGTACACCAAGTTATCAACCAATACTATTCACAGCTACTTAAACGAGAAAATTTCATCAATCTAAAGCAACAGTTACAAAACAAAATTAACAACCTCCTCAAAAAACTCTATCAGAAAAAGGAAGGCTACCTCGCCAAAATACAAGAATCAGAAAACTGCGAGATTTACAAAAATCAAGCGGATTTACTAATGGCAAATATCCATCTGTGGCAGCCAGGAATGAGGGAGATTGTCCTCCAGGACTTCCTCACCAATAAGCCAGTGAAAATACCTCTTTCCCCCGACAAAAATATCATCCAAAATGCCCAAAATCTATACAAACAACACCAAAAACTTAAAAGGGCTAAACAGGCAGTCCAACCCCTGCTACAATCCACAGTGGCAGAAATTAACTACCTAGAACAAATTCTCACCAATATCAAACAATTAGAATACGAAGACGAACAAGACTATACCATTCTTCAGGAAATAAAACTGGAACTGATAAACCAAAAATACCTGGAGGACAACCAGTCTCGTTTGCCCCTCCGACAAGACAACCAATCCCAGCCCCGCAAATATTATACCCCCTCCGGCAAAGAAGTACTAGTGGGACGCAACAACCGCCAAAATGATATTCTCACCTTTCGTATTGCCACCGACTACGATTTGTGGTTTCACGCCCAGGAAATCCCCGGCAGCCATGTCTTGCTACGTTTGAATCCAGGAGAAATACCAGAAGAAGAAGACTTACAATTTGTGGCTAACCTAGCAGCCTATTATAGCCAGGGCAGGGAAAGTGAACAAGTGCCCGTAGTCTATACCCACCCCAGCTGTGTATACAAGCCAAAAGGGGCAAAGCCGGGCATGGTAGTCTACCGCAAGGAAA
- the nadB gene encoding L-aspartate oxidase: MNQNSLTHQQFDVIIVGSGAAGLYSALCLPGEYRIALVTKDKLKRGASNWAQGGIAAAIHPQDSPQLHLQDTLKAGAGLCDEEAVKYLVENAVASIHSLLALGVEFDRHNGILATTLEAAHSFPRVLHAADTTGKAIVSILRQKVLESPNIQVYEQAHALSLWTEDNQCKGICLLFENQVYWLAAKAVILATGGGGRVFAHTTNPEVSTGDGVALAWRSGAVLRDLEFFQFHPTALNLPPAPRFLISEAVRGEGAYLIDESGRRFLFDYHPQGELAPRDVVSRAIYLHLQKTSPDPAHAKVYLDLRHIDRQRIEYRFPNIIQKCQQWGVDLFAQPIPVSPAAHYWMGGVKVGIDNKTTVEGLYAIGEVASTGVHGANRLASNSLLECIVFAEGFRRLQLPSNPYPTPPATVKPLSDDWQEEMPIITHIRNNLPVTMWEGAGICRTQEGLEKALTQICSWQKELAQLFIYQFIYNLSPSCNYQLLSPTAQSHLKLAAETLNLVDIGYLIVKSALFRKESRGGHFRLDYPNTDPSWQTHTLIQDNKWYKQEKP, translated from the coding sequence TTGAACCAAAATTCCCTCACCCACCAGCAGTTCGATGTAATTATAGTGGGATCGGGCGCAGCAGGCCTATATTCCGCCCTATGTCTGCCCGGGGAATACCGTATTGCACTGGTCACCAAGGATAAACTAAAAAGAGGGGCCAGTAATTGGGCTCAAGGGGGCATTGCCGCCGCTATCCACCCCCAAGATTCCCCCCAACTCCACCTCCAGGATACTCTCAAGGCCGGTGCTGGTCTGTGTGACGAGGAGGCGGTAAAATACCTGGTGGAAAACGCCGTGGCCTCCATCCACTCCCTCCTGGCTTTAGGAGTAGAATTTGACCGCCATAACGGTATTCTGGCTACCACCCTGGAGGCTGCCCACTCCTTCCCCAGAGTGCTTCATGCGGCTGATACCACTGGCAAGGCTATTGTCTCCATTCTAAGACAGAAGGTTCTAGAAAGCCCCAATATACAAGTATACGAGCAGGCCCATGCCTTGAGCCTTTGGACGGAAGACAATCAGTGCAAGGGCATCTGTTTACTATTCGAAAACCAAGTCTACTGGCTGGCAGCAAAGGCTGTTATCCTCGCTACCGGTGGCGGCGGACGGGTTTTCGCCCATACTACCAACCCGGAAGTGAGTACTGGCGATGGGGTCGCCCTGGCATGGCGTAGTGGTGCTGTACTACGAGATCTGGAGTTTTTCCAATTTCACCCCACTGCCCTGAATCTGCCACCGGCGCCTCGTTTCCTCATCAGTGAGGCGGTAAGGGGGGAGGGGGCATACCTTATAGATGAAAGTGGCCGACGTTTCCTCTTTGACTATCATCCCCAGGGGGAATTGGCACCACGAGATGTAGTTAGTCGTGCTATCTATCTTCATCTGCAAAAAACTAGCCCTGACCCAGCCCATGCTAAAGTATATCTAGACTTGCGCCATATTGACCGTCAACGCATAGAATACCGTTTCCCCAATATCATCCAAAAATGTCAACAGTGGGGCGTTGATTTATTTGCCCAACCCATCCCCGTATCCCCCGCTGCCCATTATTGGATGGGGGGAGTGAAGGTGGGCATCGACAATAAGACTACCGTAGAGGGATTATACGCCATTGGCGAGGTGGCTAGTACTGGTGTCCATGGCGCCAATCGTCTCGCTAGTAATTCTCTTCTGGAGTGTATTGTCTTTGCTGAAGGTTTCCGCCGTCTCCAGCTACCCTCCAACCCCTACCCCACCCCCCCTGCTACTGTTAAACCCCTCTCAGACGACTGGCAAGAAGAAATGCCTATAATCACCCACATTAGAAACAATCTACCAGTTACTATGTGGGAAGGAGCGGGTATTTGTCGCACTCAGGAAGGATTGGAAAAAGCCTTGACTCAAATCTGTAGCTGGCAAAAGGAATTAGCACAACTTTTCATCTATCAGTTTATCTACAATCTCTCTCCCTCCTGCAATTATCAACTTCTGTCTCCCACCGCACAATCCCACCTTAAACTAGCCGCAGAAACCCTCAACCTAGTAGACATAGGCTATCTCATTGTCAAAAGTGCCCTTTTTCGCAAAGAAAGCCGCGGTGGCCATTTTCGTCTTGACTATCCTAACACAGATCCCTCCTGGCAAACCCACACCCTCATCCAAGACAACAAGTGGTATAAGCAAGAAAAACCCTAG